In Aspergillus fumigatus Af293 chromosome 6, whole genome shotgun sequence, the genomic window CGTCATGTAGTTTGACCCCTTTTTCACTATGCGAAGCCCATTCAAGATCAATGAAAATGAGACAGACAAGAAAATGAATTATCCATTAGTCCTTGAAGTAGATAGTGCTACCTTACGGACGGCTCAGGTATTCTTGTCGGCAGTGTAAAAGAGTCCTACCCTGTTTCCTGAATGGGTAGGCAGGTCGTGACTCCACCTGTTGAGACTGGTGTTGCCCCTTACAGAGTAAATCTTCATTCACTCAATCAGAGCTCTGTAGGTTCTCTCTTGTCCGCACTGCTTATgttctcttcattgtcaaCACCAGTCATCTGATAGGTTCCATTTTTCAGGCTTACTACGAGATCGACGCCATTCTTTTACATAGGGTCTCTGGTCAACAGTGCGTCTTCAATGCAATCAAAACGTGCATAGAGTATGGGCCCGTCATTAAGGCGTCAAGGAGTCAAAGCTGAgccttttcctttttgcgTTACTTTCGTCCGAGTTAAAGCCTAAAAGGTTGAAAAATCAAGACTAACAAACGCCCAGACTCGATGGTGGGTGGATCCAGGCTAGTACACAGTTTGTCGTTCTCACGCCACAGGTGACTGCATTGACTGCAGTTGGCGGCAGAAAATGTGCCATCCGGAAAGTTCAGGTCgatgatcatcatcgcaACTGTCGACAGTTCAGATACACTGCAATTTGGCTATacggactacggagtagcatgatgaagatggaagtCCACTCCGTTTAGCGCGAACCTGGAAGTGGAGACACTAAAAAGTCGTGCATATGATCGACATGATCGCGCACAGGTCCATGCCATTGCGCTGGAACGCAGATTACCCCCTCGTGCGCCCTATGTCCCAGACGAACGTAAGTATTGCACCGAGCTTTTATCCTGGGAATGAACTAGCAGTTGGACTAGATCTTGAAGAGGCAAAAGAGATAAAGAGTGTTTGTGCCGCTCATTCCACCTGTTCTGTTGCAGACGTCCGGTTTTTGACAGGCGGGTCGAAAGTGGTGAGGAATACTATCCAGAAACTCAGCCAGTTATTGGCTCGCTAGACTGACTGTCATGCCGACTGAGCCGTGGTTCACCACTGCGTCAACCTAGCAGTCGCCAATTTGTCACTGAAATATTGGTATTCTGAGTACGTTCGACGCCGTCTTTTCTTCGAATGGGAGGTGTCTCCTGGGCTCTTTTTGAGGCAAGCCATGGAAGCATCGGGCTTCACTCATAAACTTTTGAGAGTCCCGGTGTTACAACAATGCCTTTATTCGGAAATGATTACCACACCGTGAGGGTTAAAGAGTGGTCCCTGAGAAATACAGAGATATCCTGCGTGTCATCCATGGGCGTACTTCCCGTCCTGAACCATGTTTCTAACCTCCTGAGAGTCCTTGCACCTCCAGTCAAAAGAGAAGCATTGCATTCCACCAGCATCCATTCTGACCTGGCGGCATTGCCCCTCATTTGGCCTACGTAATCCCCAATGCGGAAAGACGAGTCTGGGCTGTTTTCTCGGTGTCACTCCGTCAATCGCCTGGAAAGCCGAGTCTGACTCGAAGGAACATGCCCTAAAGCGCCGAGTGCAACTATCGAGTCTTTCAACAACCAGTAGCTGATGGACGATTTGCCGATCCTTATCCCTTTCCACGTGGTTTAAGGCTCTAGCCTGATTCAATTCCTGGGGCGTCTGGTCACTCGCACAAACTCTCGACCAACATGGCAACATCAGCTCCAGTTCCCACATTAACTCCGGGTGCTATTACTCTATTACTCTATTAGGCATTGACTACTTTAGACTATCGTTTAACTACTTAAAGTGCCCATGAACCTAAAGACGTCAGCCAACGGATCTAGTAGGATATTCCTGCAGCATCAGGCACTGCATCTTGAGGCCTGAGCGTCCGTAGTGTAGCCCGAACTTGGCTCTCATTATGATAAGATTCTGGTTGGAGACTCAACCCTCTCTCCGCTTTTTTTTGGAGTCTAGTGATATAGGTTTCAGATGATATAAGATTCTGGTCTCTGATGGGGCCTGGCATTTTCGATAATATGGAGCTTGCATCCTCTGAAGTACTCTCCTCTCCTACATTGGCTCTCGATCCTTCTGACCTgtttcctccttctcaataTGCACCCCATGGAGAATAACTGATATTGGAGCCTCTCCCAACTATTGGGGACCACTACTAGGCTGTTCTGAAAGTCACTCATTACTATTTATACCTCATGATCCTTACTCCTGCTAACTGCATTACAATCTCTATCAACTCGATCTTCCATTCATTTGCATATTGTTCTTCCTAGGGCCCCATtgtgaagaaaagaaaaagaaaatgacattCGGAACCCCCCGCGGCCGGGAGGCCCTCTCTCTCAGCATTGCATTTACCACATTGGCCACTGTTTTCACAATTATTCGAATTTACACCCGAATATTCCTGGTGAAGCAGATGGGCGCCGATGATTGGGCTATCATTGTGGCTCTGGTAAGGCTTTCGCAGGAGTTCCATAGCCGAGGACGGATTTGCCGACTAACCCTCGCAGGCCTTTAGTTGGGCCTTTTTCGGTCTGTTTATAGGAGGTATGCAGATGCCATTTCTGAAACCATGGATGGCTGAACTTGTGTGTTTGTGTTTGGTGCTGACGGTGGACAATCAGAGGTCAAGTATCTCATGGGAGAGCACTACAAGGAAATCCCGCCAGACATCCTTGTCAAACAAATGAAGGTAGGAAATACATGTTGTCTTATCGGTTTGACGTCCGGCTAATGTGTGCCTTCAGTGTTTCTGGGCAACGATACCCTTGTATCAAGCGAGTCTGCTTACTACCAAAGCCTCGATTCTTCTACAATACAAACGAGTTTTCTCGACACCGCGCATGCGTTTCGCCTGTTGGTGCTTGATTGGATTTTTGGCCGCGTACGGATCGTGGACATTCATCAGTGCCTGGGTTACTTGCGTACCTGTGTCCAAGTTTTGGCATGAAGAGCAGCATGGGTATTGTCTTGACAAAAAAGCCCTTTGGTTCTCCAACTCGGCAATCCACATTTTCACGGATATCCTGATTTTGGTATTCCCCATGCCATCGCTCAAGAACCTGCAACTCCCCCGACGCCAAAGGTACGCCCTTATGGCCGTCTTTGCCCTGGGTTCATTGTGAGTTTTGTTTCCTTCTCTATTCCCGCTTGCACTTGGGTTGCTAACAGTCCGCGCAGTGTCTTGATAACGAGCATTCTCAGACTGAAAAGTCTCATGGTCATCTCCAACTCGTCTGATCCAACTTGTGCGTTTTTCCCACATCGACATCAATCTACCGAAAGAACCAAACTAACTCTCAGCTCCTAGATGATAACCCAGGCGCTGCCAAGTGGTCCGCCATTGAATGCAACGTCGCCATTATCTGCGCCTGCCTCCCTGGCATCCGTGCCTTTATCTCCAAGCTCCTCCCTCGCTTCCTCTCCAGctacaagagcaagagcaacacCCGCACCAGGACCCAACGCAGCCATGTTACCCACTTCTCCAACTTCCATTCTTCCATCGCTGACCGCCAGTCCAAATTCCACATGCAGTCTGTCAGCCACGGCCCGGAGGGCGGCGACTACAAGGCTAGCGGTTTCGAGGAAGGCACTTCGAATAAGATCAAAGTCACCACCATTGTGTCACAGGAATCCGTGTCGAATGATGCTTCGAGTGTGCGGCAGTTATTATAAGGGTTGTTATCCCTGGACGGGTTCTTTCTGCCGTGCATGATTTCTGGATCTCGTCTTGAGATCTGGACGACGTGATGTGATGACGCTTACGATCTGTTGATACCAATTTAATATTCATGCGGCTTAGCTAACCGCCTTGCAGTCACTTATATGTTATCCTTCTCCTAGCCAATATCCTAAAGTAGGGCAATAAGCCAGCTGACCTTACTGCTTATGCTAACTGTCCTGAAAGCAGAGCAACAACCTAGAGGGAGACTTAACATGGTAAGGAGAAGTTAAATTGCGAGTTAGTTTTAGACGAAGTTGACCTATAACAGCACTCCTTATCACAGGTATATTTACAGAGACACATACCAAATTATGCAGGTTTCTCCCCTCGACACTCTTCTGTGACTAATCCAACGCCCACCGGACGAGCTCCGTCATGCGACTCATGGGCTACAAGGACTTGGTTGATCGCTCAATGGAACAGATTAGGGAGGTCAGAATGCGACCTGATATGCAACTTATGGGGTATATGTTGAGCTGCTGCGAAACCTCAGGTGAACGTGATTGTCGGCAAACGGGCTGAAGCATGCCGTGATCATAGGTAGTTCATCATGTATGCGAAGGCCGAGACGGTACTGGCTCGGACACCGGCCTCGATATGCGCTGTCAGTTTGGCCGAGAGCTCCTTCATCGGCTCTGGAGGCCTCCAGTCGGGTTTAAGTCCTTCTGCGTAAGCACGTCGTTGGGGCAATCTACTACATGATTTCAAGCGCTCTTCATCCAGGCTCTCTGCCCTCTGTTCTTGCAGTTGCGCTCTGCGTCATGTTGCAGTCGATTTCCAAGGGAAAACGCTCGTGTGGCTCGCGGACGGAAGGATGGCACCTGTTGGAATGGTCTTTGCAGGAACTAGTTCGCCCCAGACAGGTAATCTGATGACTGTCACGTCCATTCCGAGTGGGCATGAGTTGATATGTGAGTGACCTCGTTAACGTCCCTTGGTGTTGAAACGCCAGTGACAGAACGAGACTCTGATGATAAATGGTGCTTATGATTTCGAGCCGACGCTTCCATCGAGTGCAGTTCTCCCAGACATACCTTTCCCAGAAAATATCTGTCATTCAATCTACTTCACTCTGTCTATCTCACCACATCCCTTTAGGACCACCCATCTTCTGCACTGCCTCAACGAAAAACTCCTTTCTCGCCGCAAGTTTTGCTCTTTGCCCGTTTTCTCTACTTATGACTAGCCCCAGCATTTTACAAGTACACATCTTCGCTGGAATTCGGCTAGAAAGGGATCCGCGGGAGAAAAATCCTCTTTAAGATCGCACAAGGCGAAGTTGGGCAAGTCTGGTGCTAGCAGCCACGGTAACCCCAGCTCCAATAGCGTATATTCAAGTTGTGGCAGTTGAAAAGCTCGTAGTTCAACCTTGGGTCTGGCTGGCCGGTCCGCCTCACCGCGAGTACTGGGTTGACTTCAGATCCTCACTTTCCATATGTAACTCGGTCAGAGCATCGTGTCAAAGACAGAGGAGTACTTCCATTAACACCAATACGAACCAGCCAGTCCGGTCGAGGAGGTGAGAGAACAGAAAAAATTCACATTGATCTGGCGCCTAAGTCTAAATTGACACCATGAGCACTATATGCAATCGAAGAATTAACAACACAAGAAGAGATAAGACTACTGCCAAACATTAGAGAATAGATCATCAGCTCCGCCAAACCCGCCAGCCGGTTTAGGGGGAGCGCTCGAGGTCGTCGTGGTCGTGGTTGTCGTTGTGGTCGTAGTCGAGATGGGTGCGGCACTGGCCCAACCGCCAAAGTCTTCGTCGGCGGCTACGGTGGGTGCGGGTTTTGAGGTTGCGCTGGGGGAGGACGGGGCTCCCCAACCGGCGCCGATGTCGTTGGCTGTCAGTGTGTCGGGAATCTTCATCATGCTTGAGGTGGATGAGGCAGCGGCAGCGGGCTCGGGAGTACTCCATTCGTTACCGCCCCAAGGGTCCACGTTGGGGATCATGCTCGCAACAGAGACTGTGGATGTTGAGGTTACCGGTTTCGGAGCTGGGGTCGGAGCTGGGGCAGGAGCCGGACTGCTCAGGTTGAAAGCGGATTTGAGCTCCTGCTGAGGCGACGCCATCGTAGGCggtgcagctgcaggagctgcaggagccgGGGTCGAAGAGAGTCCGAAGAGATCATTGGAAAAAGATGACCGTGGAGGATTCGGCTTGGGCGAGGGAGCAGTGGCAAAGCTGGTAAAGCCCAAATAATGGCTATTGGGCGGGATGGAATCGGTACGCGACTGGGGCTGAGGCTTCGCAGGTGGGAT contains:
- a CDS encoding putative integral membrane protein, producing the protein MTFGTPRGREALSLSIAFTTLATVFTIIRIYTRIFLVKQMGADDWAIIVALAFSWAFFGLFIGEVKYLMGEHYKEIPPDILVKQMKCFWATIPLYQASLLTTKASILLQYKRVFSTPRMRFACWCLIGFLAAYGSWTFISAWVTCVPVSKFWHEEQHGYCLDKKALWFSNSAIHIFTDILILVFPMPSLKNLQLPRRQRYALMAVFALGSFVLITSILRLKSLMVISNSSDPTYDNPGAAKWSAIECNVAIICACLPGIRAFISKLLPRFLSSYKSKSNTRTRTQRSHVTHFSNFHSSIADRQSKFHMQSVSHGPEGGDYKASGFEEGTSNKIKVTTIVSQESVSNDASSVRQLL